One window from the genome of Schistocerca piceifrons isolate TAMUIC-IGC-003096 chromosome 8, iqSchPice1.1, whole genome shotgun sequence encodes:
- the LOC124711873 gene encoding spermine synthase-like, with product MPVDTILVGFSVNRSCTTNEDERKTLLENVESVLGDYLPLLKFQRSMHVGDIFVSVYTADRDSIVSVKCFSAGGVICAIEYYKEDNEKPLLNFECIRKLEQSLIKKCHGKRSNAFPAIELGAVVDRYFTAADDRILEYDIDSIVYETTSPYQRIRIMHSRTLGNLLVLDEHQNLAESDLIYTETLMQRGKENYEGKEIVILGGGDGALLWELLKEKPKFITMVEIDEQVMQACQKHLRSCCGNCLDQYKGENYEIIVDDCVKVLEKFIKEGKKFDYVFADLTDIPLSSTPQGELWDFIRLILNISFKVLKRTGKYMTHANGVSCPSALSMFESQLKQLPVPVKFTRDQAFVPSFMEDWVFYQVQPICR from the exons ATGCCCGTCGACACCATCCTTGTAGGTTTCTCTGTCAACCGTTCGTGTACTACGAATGAAG ATGAACGGAAAACGTTACTGGAAAACGTGGAAAGTGTCTTAGGCGATTACCTTCCGTTATTGAAGTTTCAGAGAAGTATGCATGTTGGTGACATCTTTGTATCAGTGTATACAGCGGATAGAGACTCTATAGTGAGTGTCAAATGTTTTTCGGCGGGTGGTGTGATTTGTGCTATCGAGTATTACAAAGAGGACAACGAGAAACCACTTCTCAATTTTGAG TGTATTCGGAAACTTGAGCAAAGTTTAATCAAGAAATGTCATGGCAAAAGGAGCAATGCCTTTCCGGCCATAGAACTTGGAGCTGTTGTCGACAGATACTTCACAGCAGCAG ATGACCGTATTTTGGAATATGACATTGACAGTATTGTATATGAAACTACTTCGCCTTATCAGAGAATAAGAATTATGCATTCTCGAACACTTGGAAATTTACTTGTTCTGGATGAACATCAGA ATTTGGCTGAAAGTGATCTGATATACACAGAAACATTAATGCAGCGAGGGAAGGAAAATTATGAAGGAAAAGAGATAGTGATtttgggtggaggagatggagctcTTTTATGGGAACTTTTGAAAGAGAAACCAAAGTTTATTACAATGGTAGAG ATTGATGAGCAGGTGATGCAGGCATGTCAGAAACATCTTCGCTCTTGTTGTGGTAACTGTCTAGATCAGTATAAAGGAGAGAACTATGAG atTATTGTTGATGACTGTGTAAAAGTACTTGAGAAATTCATCAAAGAAGGCAAGAAATTTGACTATGTGTTTGCTGACCTTACTGACATACCACTATCGTCAACACCACAAGGAGAACTGTGGGATTTCATCAGGCTAATTTTAAATATCTCATTCAAAGTTCTAAAACGAACGGGAAAGTACATGACTCAT GCCAATGGAGTGTCATGCCCAAGTGCTCTCAGTATGTTTGAGTCACAACTTAAACAGCTTCCCGTACCAGTGAAATTTACGCGTGACCAGGCCTTTGTACCATCATTTATGGAAGACTGGGTCTTCTACCAGGTGCAGCCAATATGCAGATAG